The stretch of DNA CGCGCCGACGCGATCAAGCGCTATCTCGTCGACAAATACGGCATCAACGGCACCGATCTCGTCACCGTCGGATATGGCAAGAGCAAGCTCAAGGATCCGAGCCAGCCGATGGCGGAAGTGAACCGCCGCGTCCAGGTCGTGAATATGGAAAACAAGGCCACGGCGTCGAACGCAGCCAAATAAGGACTGCAAGTAAGGGCGTGGCGCCGACCAATATTTTCCGGCTACAATGCGTCCCGCAGCCCCCGTGCGGGACGTATTCGTTTTGGGCTCCATTGCAGGTCGTCGGCCAGCCAAATGCGCCCTGTTTGATTTGACTTCCAGTCTGGATTGATCCGGCGATGAAATTCTCCGAATACCTCAAACCTGCGCTCGGAGTGGCCTTCGTTGCCGCTCTCGCCGTCGGCTATTACTGGTTCGAGCACCGTCCGCACGCCGAAGAAAAAGACACGCCGGGCCAGGCGCTGGTGATCGTGACCAAAGCCACCAATGCCTGCTTCTCCGACATGGTGCGGGTCACCGGCTTTATCGTGCCGCGCCGGGAGGCCCAGATCGGTGTCGATCAGGAAGGCTCACGGGTGACCGACCTGTTCGTCAGGGAAGGCGACATGGTCACCGAAAATCAGGAACTGGCGCGCCTCACCGCGCCGCCGCAGCAGCAGCCCGGCGCCCCGGGCGGCCGACAGGGGCCGATCTCGCTACGCACCCCCGCCGCCGGTCTGGTCACTGAGGTCAGGACCGCAGTCGGCGCTCCGGCCTCGCCGCAGGCAGGCCCGATGTTCCGCATTGCCGTGAACAATGAAATCGAGCTCGAAGCCGAAGTGCCGAGCATTCACCTGCTCAAGCTCAATCCGGGTGCGACGGTGCGCATCAGCCGCGACGACGCGCCCGACGTCGTCGGCAAGGTCCGGCAGATTTCGCCGCAGATCGACCGCACCACCCAGCTCGGCAAGGTCC from Bradyrhizobium sp. AZCC 1693 encodes:
- a CDS encoding efflux RND transporter periplasmic adaptor subunit yields the protein MKFSEYLKPALGVAFVAALAVGYYWFEHRPHAEEKDTPGQALVIVTKATNACFSDMVRVTGFIVPRREAQIGVDQEGSRVTDLFVREGDMVTENQELARLTAPPQQQPGAPGGRQGPISLRTPAAGLVTEVRTAVGAPASPQAGPMFRIAVNNEIELEAEVPSIHLLKLNPGATVRISRDDAPDVVGKVRQISPQIDRTTQLGKVRISLNNNPSLKVGMFARANIDAKRSCGVAVPRTAIDRLTLQVVKGNTIETRRVRVGLTSETSTEILEGLDVGEIVVADAGTSLHDGDQIKTMFADELERTRTR